The Euphorbia lathyris chromosome 4, ddEupLath1.1, whole genome shotgun sequence genomic interval TGATACTATAATGCACACGATCTTTTAAACTAGTTTGATCGGAGTAGCATAAGAGTAATATAGGGAGTTTCCTTCCATCAACTTCTTTTGATATTTGAAGGATTTTTTCATAGCTCGATCTGTGGGAATTGTGAAAGCTTGAAGGATCATCATAGATCTTTATGATGTCCGCCAAAGGTGCATAAAGCCACTAAGAGATTATTTAGCTTGATTCATAATACTCGCCTCGAGCTAACACTCAAAAGATATGTTTGATTGAACGAGTTTAAAGAGAAAACCAAATAAACTATTAGGAGCCCGTATAACATCCTTATTGGTCCCTCATTTCTCAAAAATTTCAAATGACATAAATATCAAATCTCCATCCTTTAACTTATCAGGAATCATCAAATAGAACGTTCCTAAAGCCAATACTTTCCCATCCTAAAGAATGATAAATTAGACTGGAGGACATCTGATATCAAGTGAATATAACTCTACCACGTGGCGCCCAAGAGACCCAAACCAACTATCACAGAAAGAGAATACGTGACGCCTCCTTAACGAAATAGAGTAGGAACCTTAATTCAGAAAGTCTTACTTGACACAGTCAATGATCCAATTGTTACCATGGTCACGCTCGATCTCGAGAATCACATATCTAGTTGGCTTGAGGAATATCAGGGTACACGTGTCACTTGTCAACAGATGACACGTAGTACAACCCGCTCCTAAACTCATAACTATCTTCTGGAGTTCGATCAcagtataaatagagtaagtCCATTTCAAAATATATAAGTTTATTCATTCTATTAAGCTTacattatatattttgtttagTGATTATGATCATCATTCAGTCCTTTCATAAATTGACTTAAATATCCGAGCAGGTTAACTGGACAACGGTCACTTTTAACTTTGTTTCGCACGTTAACAAATAGACTCTTCAAATTTGACTATGTATAACCTAGTTTTGATTACCTCAAATACAATCATTTTTGTTACTTAAAAATTTGTACATAATTATCAACTATGGAGATGAGTTGATTTCTAAACATCCATCCATCTTGACTCTTAATTCAAAATATATAAACCAAAATTGTAGAAAGATTTGTTTGACATTACATGAACCAATGAATTTCCAAAGAAGTGAGGAAGCTTACATCCTCTACTGGTAACTCAATCACTCCCCAAGGAGACAACCATTTTCGTCAACATCAACTCCTCCTAAACCATCGCCACGTGTTCTTTCTGGTCCACCTCAAATATCATCTCCTCAGCATCTCTCCCCTTTACCTTTACTCTGTCTTTTCTTCCATAAACTCCACTGATTTTTCATTTCTCTTCCACTCAAAAGGTATGTGATCCTTTCTTCctcctttttctctcttttccctTTTTGTATTTTGCAATTATGTTTATTCCTTGTTGATTAGCTTCTCTTTTCTTTAATTGGATTATCAATTCATGATCATGTTGATTCCTTGTGCTTAATCAATTGCTTAGATCAGAAAATTAATGGGGTTTTAACCTAATTCTAGCCATGAAAGTAGCCAAAGGAAAAGGAGCAGCACCAAggagagacaacaaaaaggaaGCATTAAAACCTGTTGAAGATAGGTATAATTAATTCCATGAACCAATTCATCTTCTTACCCCCAATTTTACTTTCTAGGTTTTCAACAaaattcactttttttttttttgtttttcagcaAGCTAGGGAAGAGAAAGGCTGCTGTGAAGCCTAATAAGAGTACCAAGAAAGTAGCTAAGAAAGATGAAGTAGCAAAGAAAGATCCAAACAAGCCAAAGAGGCCACCTAGTGCTTTTTTTGTCTTTCTGTAGGTCTGCCTGAATTTTTTAGATTTGGGTTTTCTGTTTCTATGATAACTATTTGAAATTTGTTGTTAATGTTGAATTAAATCATTTGCAGAGAAGAGTTCAGGAAGGTCTATAAAGAAGAGCATCCCAATGTGAAAGCTGTCTCAGCTGTAAGTTTATGTGTTTATATAAGCATCTGTTGTTTATGGTAGCAAATTGTTTTACAGGTTAAAAGAGGGGTTTTGTTGTTCTTATGTTGATTTAGAAGTTGATTTTGGTTAATGGATCATGTCAATGAAGGTGGGCAAAGCTGGAGGAGAGAAATGGAAATCAATGTCTAAAGCTGTAAGTTACTAATTTAAATTCTTTTGAATGTTTCTATTTGTGCTTATGGTGTTTGTTAAAATGCCTGACTGACTGGTCAGGTCTTGATATATGCAATAACTGATTTGTGTTCTTTCCGCGTTGATAATGCTTTGCTGACCGAATTTCTATCGTGTTCGTGTAATGGATGGGAATATGATAGGAGAAAGTGCCTTATGAAACCAAAGCAGCGAAGAGGAAATTGGACTATGAAAAACTTATGACAGCTTACAATAAGAAACAAGTAATTTTTGAGATACTGATTTTTTTGTTAATCAAATACAAGTCCCTTTCTATTCTTTAGTGTAATTAGTAGTAAATCAATTTCTTGATCAGGAAACtgcagcagaagaagaagatgatgatgtcGGTGACGGAGAGTCTGAAAAATCCAAGTCTGAAGTGAGTcatgaggaggaggaggagactgCGGAGGTAAATACTTTGTTGGCTTTCAATTAAGGACTAAATCTGGCTCTTCTTGGATTGAATCATGCTCAATTTTTTAATAACATTCCATTTGTTTGCACTGCCTGAATCTGAAGTTTTATCCGCTCTAATATCTCAAGTTCTGCAATTTTATTCCGTTTTCTGTCAAATTGTAAAATGTTGAATTAAGCCGACAATATCA includes:
- the LOC136227701 gene encoding high mobility group B protein 1-like, which gives rise to MKVAKGKGAAPRRDNKKEALKPVEDSKLGKRKAAVKPNKSTKKVAKKDEVAKKDPNKPKRPPSAFFVFLEEFRKVYKEEHPNVKAVSAVGKAGGEKWKSMSKAEKVPYETKAAKRKLDYEKLMTAYNKKQETAAEEEDDDVGDGESEKSKSEVSHEEEEETAEDDDDEDDDDEDDD